A window of the Euzebya pacifica genome harbors these coding sequences:
- a CDS encoding NADH-quinone oxidoreductase subunit N, with protein sequence MTSLLAHPVLAQTGAQIVDFPWAAISPELVLFGVGILALLLDTAGVTPTGRNNRNRLQASFVAGGVILACCGAAYWQNASTTGSNVPLLAGIVAVGAVVQFGLTAWLKDTPRRLGAVITFLGFAAALGVTIWQWQTYAGQLVAVSGGQDAVALVGTDSLLAGMAAVDGVALFTRFSVCLAGMITIPIGFAYMEERQIHRGEYYPLLLFAATGMTLLAAANDLILVFIAVEILSLALYVMAGLAKRDLNSQESAMKYFLLGAFSSALLLYGIALCYGVAGSTNIPEVGRALASLTAPDGLTVVALVMLLVGFAFKTALVPFHFWTPDVYQGAPTPVTGFMAAATKAAAFAAFVRVFVGALAPLQWIWAPVIIGVAVVTMIGGAVLAIVQTDVKRILAYSAVAHAGYVAIGLVSISPLGADGTRAAGRESVGAILLYLLVYTFMSVGSFGVVAFFERRLKKSVTLDDLRGLGRRYPQPAMALGLFLISLAGIPGTAGFTAKFAIFRAGIDAGQLLLVIVGVVSSVIAAFFYLRIIASMFVEDETATSLAIADPPRSDAAMLGIGLAAVAVVVLGVLPGALVSLAQQAGTFAG encoded by the coding sequence CCGTGCTGGCCCAGACGGGCGCACAGATCGTCGACTTCCCGTGGGCGGCGATCAGCCCCGAGCTGGTGCTCTTCGGCGTCGGCATCCTGGCCCTGCTGCTGGACACCGCCGGCGTCACCCCGACCGGACGCAACAACCGCAACCGCCTGCAGGCTTCCTTCGTCGCGGGTGGCGTCATCCTCGCCTGCTGTGGCGCGGCCTACTGGCAGAACGCCTCCACCACCGGTTCCAACGTGCCGTTGCTGGCAGGGATCGTCGCCGTCGGCGCGGTCGTGCAGTTCGGCCTGACGGCCTGGCTGAAGGACACCCCTCGTCGCCTCGGCGCCGTCATCACCTTCCTCGGCTTCGCCGCCGCGCTGGGTGTGACCATCTGGCAGTGGCAGACCTACGCCGGACAGCTCGTCGCCGTCAGCGGTGGGCAGGACGCCGTGGCGCTGGTCGGCACCGACTCGTTGCTCGCGGGCATGGCAGCCGTCGACGGCGTCGCCCTGTTCACCCGCTTCTCGGTGTGCCTGGCCGGCATGATCACCATCCCGATCGGCTTCGCCTACATGGAGGAGCGCCAGATCCACCGCGGCGAGTACTACCCGCTGCTGCTGTTCGCTGCGACCGGCATGACCTTGCTGGCCGCCGCCAACGACCTGATCCTCGTTTTCATCGCCGTGGAGATCCTCTCCCTCGCGCTGTACGTCATGGCTGGCCTCGCCAAGCGTGACCTGAACAGCCAGGAGTCGGCGATGAAGTACTTCCTGCTGGGGGCGTTCTCCTCCGCCCTGCTGCTGTACGGCATCGCCCTGTGCTACGGCGTGGCGGGCTCCACCAACATCCCTGAGGTCGGCCGGGCGCTTGCCTCGCTGACCGCCCCCGACGGCCTGACCGTCGTGGCCCTGGTGATGCTGTTGGTCGGCTTCGCGTTCAAGACCGCGCTGGTGCCGTTCCACTTCTGGACCCCGGACGTCTACCAGGGCGCCCCGACCCCGGTTACCGGCTTCATGGCCGCGGCCACCAAGGCTGCTGCGTTCGCCGCGTTCGTCCGGGTCTTCGTCGGTGCGCTGGCCCCCCTCCAGTGGATCTGGGCGCCCGTCATCATCGGCGTGGCCGTCGTCACCATGATCGGCGGCGCAGTCCTGGCGATCGTGCAGACCGACGTCAAGCGCATCCTCGCCTACTCCGCGGTCGCCCACGCTGGCTACGTGGCCATCGGCCTGGTCTCCATCAGCCCGCTCGGGGCGGACGGGACACGGGCCGCCGGTCGTGAGTCCGTCGGCGCGATCCTGCTGTACCTGCTGGTCTACACGTTCATGTCGGTCGGCTCCTTCGGGGTCGTGGCGTTCTTCGAGCGTCGCCTCAAGAAGTCCGTGACCCTCGATGACCTCCGTGGCCTCGGCCGCCGGTATCCGCAACCCGCCATGGCGCTGGGGCTGTTCCTGATCTCCCTCGCCGGCATCCCGGGTACCGCCGGGTTCACCGCCAAGTTCGCGATCTTCCGGGCGGGCATCGACGCCGGTCAGCTGCTGCTGGTCATCGTCGGTGTCGTCTCCAGCGTGATCGCCGCCTTCTTCTACCTGCGGATCATCGCCTCGATGTTCGTGGAGGACGAGA